The Mycolicibacterium mucogenicum DSM 44124 genomic sequence ACGGCGGCAAGTCCAAAGGCGACGGTGAGCGGCGACTGCTGCACCCGTTCGACCACCCGAACCGGCATCCAGACATGCCCCGGACTGGTTCCGGCCGCCGCGTACAGCTCCCGTTCCCGGCCGATCAGCATGTCGGCCATCGACCAGTACACCGCGGTCCACGCCTCGGCCACCTCCGCGGTGACGACGTCGGCACCGAGCACCTCGACGATCGCCGCGAACAGATGTTCATAGACCACCGGGTACTGTTCCGGCGCCACGCCGAGCGACGCGTGCTTGTGGGCGATCCGCTCGATGACGTCCGCCCCGCGGGCGTCAGGGTGGACGAGCAGCGTGGCGTACATCGCGACCGATCCGGCCAATGCCTTCTGCTGCGACCCGTTGGCCTGGTTGCCGCGGTTGAACAGGTCCCGCTCCAACTCGGGGTGCGCCGCGAACAGCCGGCGGTAGAAGACGGGGGTGATCTCGCCGATGGCACCGCCGATGACAGGCAACGTGGCTTTGACAACCTCGGCGTGGGCCGGCGACAACGTGGACGTGGACAACATGGCAGGACCTCTCACTTCGTCGTGAATGCGTGGGCGCGACCTGGATCGACGACTAGCCGATGCCCGTCCTCCACCTGTCTGCCAGGCTATTTAAATAAGCATGCTCGATGCAAGTATAGCTAAACGTGACCTACGACACAACGTAGTAGCCGCTGGCGCGCACCTCAGAATGACCGATCTGCGAATCCGACGGCCCCGATGTTTGACTGCGTCGTCAGACGGCAATGAACCAGATATGTTCACCAACAAGTTGATTCCCCTGCTGGCGGCCGGAGCGTTCGCATCGGCTGGCGTGGCCGCCTCATTCGTGTCAGCCGATATCGTGCCGAGCACCGTGGGCGCCCATCCGGTGCTCACCAGCTACCCCCTGCAGCCCGCCGATGATCCCGGCCCCGGCCCGGGCGGTGGCGGCTGTGTCAATGGCCAGTGTGGTTCCGGCGGCGTGAACGGTGGACCCGGAGGCGGCCCGGGAGGTGCCGGCTGCGTGCCCACCCAATGGGGCACGGCCTGCGGTTCCGGCGGCGTGAACGCCGGCCCGGGTGGCATTCCGGGCGGCAGCGGCTGCATTCCCGGAGTGGGTTGCGGCAGCGGGCACGGCTAGACGTCCGTGAGGCCCGTGTCAGCGACCAACAGACGATCGACGACGCTGGTGCGTCAAGGCGAAAGTCCTTGGCACATCAGCGCGTCGACGTCGAGGTGCGCCGTCAGGCCTGCGCGACCTGTTCTCGGATGTCCCGCAGGGTGCGCTCCAGGATGCGCGAGACGTGCATCTGCGAGACACCGATGATTTCCGCGATCTGGCGCTGCGTCTTGGCCGCGAAGAACCGCAGGTAGAGGATCCGCTGTTCGCGCACCGGCAGCGCTTGCAGCACCGGTTTGACCGACTCGCGGTCGGTGATGCACTCGAACCCCTCGTCTACGTCACCGAGCAGGTCGGAGAGCGACTGCGCGTTGTCCTCGTTGTCGACGACGGGCGTGTCGAGCGATTGCGGCTGATAGGCATTGGCCGCCAGCAAGCCTTCGACGATCTGTTCCGGCGAGACGGACAACGCTTCCGCCAGTTCACCGGCGGTCGGTGTGCGCCCTAGCCGCTGCGTCAATTCCGTTGTCGCGCCCTTGATTTGCTGACGGATGTCCCGAATGCTCCTCGGCACGTGGACTTTCCAGCCATAGTCGCGAAAATGGCGGCGCAACTCCCCCATGATCGTCGGGACAGCGAACGCGACGAACCCCGCACCGTTGTCCGGATCGAAGCGGTTGATCGCCTGGATCAGGCCGAGTCGTGCCACCTGGACCAGGTCGTCAAGGTTCTCTCCTCTGCCATCGAAATGCCGCGCCAGCCGGTCCGCCAACGGGCAGCACCGCAAGACGATCTGCTCGCGCTGCCGAGCGAACTCGTCGGATTCGGCTGGCAGGGCGCGGAGCTCCGCCACCAATTCCGGTACGTCCGCATACTCGTCGGCGTAGCGGGCTCCTGCAGGTAAACGCTGCTCCAGCAACGAAGTTGACATGACGTGCCTTCCCCAGGCCTACAACACGCACCGGGAGATTCGGCTCCCTGAGTATCGACTCGGCGCCGTGCATGCGTGTTGTTTCCACCAATGAGGTGGACCGGCAATCTGCCGTCGCCGATCGCCACCTACGGCATCAATACAGCCGTACCCTCATCTGGACCGCGGCCGCGTACCGGACCGGTGGCGCTCAGCTGCCGTCGCTTCGGTCTAAGCAACTGCGCCATCTTGACGCTGCATCCGACCATACCGCCGAACCCATCGAGGCACCACCGCGGCGCCGCGCCGACCGGCCATCACAGCTGGTCAGGCGGCAAAAAACTTTTCTGCCAGAACAGGTTTGGCCGGGACCGCCCCAGGGTATGCCCGGAAACGGCACCGACCAACAGTTGAAAACCTCGACAGGAACGGCTCTTTTCGATGGCGGTATGTATTACCTGCGGAACCGATTGCGACGAGTCGTTCACTGTCAATTGGAACGGGCGCAGCGCAAGCTTCGACTGCATCGAATGCATGGCCACCATGGTGGCCCCGATGTGCCGCCACTGCGGATGCCGAATCTTGGGCCACGGCTTACGACTCGACGGCCGCCAGTACTGCTGCGACCATTGCGCTCAGGCCGGTGATCACTCGGCCAGGCCGTCGACGAACACCGACCGTTGGCAATTCGGGTAGTCATCAAGTGATGCGAACGGTGGTTTAGAACTTCGGACGCGGGGTAAACCCGCCGTATTCGTCGACCGCAATGGAGCGATCCGACCGGTGAGCCGAGGATCGGTGGATTCCGTCATGAAGACCATCACATTTTGCATCGCAGCGGCGGTGCCCCTGACGACTCTGATGCTCGCCGCGCCGGCGGGCAGCGTTCCGGCGCCTGCGCAGCCGTGCCCTGATATTCAAGTGATTTTCGCGCGCGGCACGATGGAACCGCCGGGCGTGGGCAAGGCCGGCCAGGCCTTCGTCGACGCCCTCAGCGCGCGGGCCGCGGGCCGCACGGTCGATGTGGCCCCGGTGGATTACCCCGCGTCGCTCGACTTCGCGACCGCCGCGGATGGGGTCGTCGACGCGACGAACCGGGTTCAGAGCGCCGCATCCGTCTGCCCCACCACCAAGATCGTGCTGGGCGGGTATTCCCAGGGCGCGGCGGTGGCCGCCTACATCACCGAAGACGCCGTCCCCGCCGGCGTCACCCTGCCCATGGGTATCACCGGGCCGATGCCGGCATTCGTGGCAGACCACGTCGCGGCGGTCGTCCTGTTCGGCAAGCCGTCGTCCGGCTTCCTGCAGATGGTCTACACGGGCGCGCCCCCGATCACGGTCGGTTCGCGCTACGTGTCGAAGACCCTCGATCTGTGCATCGCCGATGACCCGGTGTGTTCGAACGGCGGCGGCGACAATGCCGCCCACGTGGAGTACTCCGACAACGGAATGGCCGACCAGGCAGCACAATTCGTCATGGGCAAGCTCGGTCACTCCCCGGCGCAACCCCGCGTCGAACAGTCCGCGCCGCGCTGATCAGCGGCGGTCGGTCAAAAGCGGAAACTCCTCGGCTTCGACGCGCTGGGTGTGGTCTTCGGTGGCCTGCTGCAAGTCGGTCAGCGCCGTCTCGAATTCTGCCGAGGCCGGATCCAACCGTGCCATGCGGTCCAGCCGTTCCTTGGTGTCGTCCGTCTCGCCGCGGAGCGACTCGACCACCAGCCCCCGCCGCACCCTCGGGTGGACCAGCAGTTCCCCGCTCACTTCCTGCGCGGTCAGCGCGGCGCGCAGCTCCGCGAAGCGCTGCCGGCGCGCGGCGGCGTCGGCCGCGTGCAACGTCTTTCGGAACAACTCACGCGCCATGAGGTGCCGGGCCTTGACGTAGTCGATGACGTCATCGGTGGCGGTCGTCGACACAGTTCTCATCAAAATCCCTCCAAGGTTGGTCCGGCCGGTTTTCCAGCTTCTGTGACCCAATCCGCGGCGAAGTAAACCCTCCAATTACGCCCGAACTACTGCGGCGAGACGTCGGCGCTGCCCTCCTCGGGTGGCCAGTGGTGCCCCTGAGACGCGGCGCCCGGGTCGTGGAAGTCGCCGCGCGACAGCGGCACCCACTGCTCGCTGGCCGCGGCCTGCTCGGCGGGGAAATCTTCCAGATCGCCGAACGGCTGCGCATCCCACATCGCGAACGTCAGCGGCGTCCGGAGCCAGCTGTACAGCAGCAGATACGTCGCCTCGAGCGAATCGAGGTGGGTGCGTTCCCAGCCGTGACTGCCGTCGAGCCCGAATCCCACGAGAGCTGCCCGGGTCGCGGCGCCGGCTTCGATGGCCGCCGCCACATCCGAGCGGTAGTAGCGAAAGATGTCGCGGGCGTGGGTGATTCCCTTTTCCTGGGCCAGCTTGCACAACTTGCGGGTGAGGTAATAGTCGAACGGTCCGTGCATGTCGGCCATCGGGATGGTGACGCCGTGTTCGAGCGACTGCTGGCCGGGCGCGCAGACCGCATTGTCGACCGACACCAGTTCCGCGACGTCGGGCGGCAGGCCGTGACTGGCACCGTGGCCGACCTCCTCGGTGATCGTCACCATGAGCGTGGTGCGGTGCGGCAGCACGATGTTGCGCTCGGCGACGACCTTGGCCAGTGTCAGTGCGACGGCCACGCCGGCCTTGCCGTCGAGGTGGCGGGAGACGACGAAGCCGTCTTCCGTCAGCTCCGGGCTGGCGACCAGCGCGACGAAATCGCCGACGTTGAGCCCCAGCTGCTCGAGATCCGCGCGCGACGACACGCTGCGGTCGACACGGACCTCGACGTCGTCCCAACTGGTCGGCTGGGTGTCGATCTCGTCGCCGAACGCATGACCACTCGCCTTGAGCGGCATCACGGTTCCGGTGAAGAACTTGTCGTTGTCGTCGGGCAGGATGCGGACCCGGGCGCCGGTGGCGAATCGCGCCGAGAAGGTGCCGACGGGCACGAGCGCGAGCCGGCCGTTGTCCTTGAGTTCGCGCACCATACAGCCGATGGTGTCGGCGTGCACCACGATGGCGCGGTCGGTGGTCTGCGACCGCCCCGGCAGTTCGGCGATGAGTGCACCGCGCCGGGTCAGCGTGAACGGCACGCCGAGTTTGGTCAGGGTCTGGCCGATCAGTTGCATCACGGCATCGGTGCGACCCGACGGGCTCGGCGTCTGCAGCAGCGCCAACAGGGTGTCGACCATCCAGCCTCGGTCGTCCGGCGACATCCGTACGTTCTCGGCATCGTCGGGCTCAGCCATCATCTCTCCAATTGTCAGTGTTGCTCGATCGGGTCTGGATGCCAGGCCCACGGCGTCGCCGCGGTTCGCGGGAACAGCAGATCAATGAACGCCTGTGCAGTCGGCCGCGGCTCGTGATTGGCCAGGCCCGGCCGCTCGTTGGCTTCGATGAACACGTACTCCTCGCCGCCCACCGACGGCACGATCAGATCGATCCCGGTCACCGGAATCTCGATCGCAGCCGCCGCGTCGACCGCCACTTTCGCCAGCATGGGGTTGAGTTCGTCGGTGACGTCGTGAATGGTCCCGCCGGTGTGCAGGTTGGCGGTGTGACGCACGATCAGTCGTTCGTTGGCGGGCAGCACGTCGTCCAACTGCCAACCAGCCTTGTGCACGGTGTCATCGGTGACGCTGTCCAGCGGGATCACCGATTCCCCGTGGGTGGCCACCGACCGGCGCCGGCTCTGTGCTTCGATCAGCTGGCGGATGGTGTGGGTGCCGGTGCCGATCACCTCGGGCGGCCGGCGGATGGCCGCCGCGATGACCTTCCCGTCGATGACGACGATGCGCAGATCTTCACCCTCACAACGTTCTTCGATGAGGACGTCGGGGCAGTGCTGCATGGCCAGGCCGATGGCACGGTTCAGATCATCGGGGTTGGTGACGCCGACGGTGATGCCCGCGCCCTGTTCGCCCCGGGCCGGTTTGACGACGGCTGTCCCCACCTTCTCCAGGAAACGGCAGTCCTCGTCGGTGAACGTCGCGGTGCAGCCCTCCGGCACGCGGATGCCCGCCTCCGCGACGACGGCCCGGGCGACGCGCTTGTCGTCACACCGGCTCATCGCCACCGCGCTGGTCAGCTCGGACAGCGATTCACGGGTGACGATGCTGGTGCCACCGTGGGTGAGCCGGAGGTAGCCGCCCTGAGCGTCGAGCACGTCCACCGCGATGCCCCGCAGGATCGCCTCGTCGGCGATGATCCGGGCATACGGGTTTAGTTGTCCCAGTTCTTCCTCCGGTTTCACCGGGGCGAACAACGGTTCGTTGATGGCGTTCTTGCGTTTGATCCCGAGCGCGGCGGGCACCCGAGTGAAGCCGATGCGCTCATAGAGCGCGATCGCGCCGTCGTTGTTGTGCATCACCGACAGGTCCATCTGGGACCGTCCCCGCCGGCTGAACTCCTCCATCAGCGAGCGCACCAGCAGGCCGCCGGTGCCGGGCCGGGTGCCGGTCGGCTCGACCGCCAGGCACCACAGGCTGGATCCGTTCTCCCGGTCCCCGAACAACTGGCAGTGATCGATGCCGGTGACCGTGCCGACCACCTGCCCGGTCTCGTCGTCCACGGCGACCAGATACACCACGTGCGGCGCGGTCTGACTGTTGGTCCACATGAGGTCGCTGTCGGCCGGCACCATGTGGCACCGCACGTAGATGTGATTGATCGCGATGCAGTCCTCGATCGAATTCACCTGGCGGACCGTCAATCCCGGGACATCGGGCGGACGATATTGCATGGGCTTCGTCAGGTCGAGCCGGTAGGTGAAGCTCGGGTCGATGAAGAATTCGTGGGCGTGCAGCGCCACGAAGACGTGTGGCGCATCGAGATACATCCCGATGTCGCGGCGGCCGCTGCCCTCCTCCCGCAGCGCCGTCCCGAACTCGTCGGGATCGTGGAACGTCTGACCGAAAACCAGCCGCCCCCAACCCATATCCTGTACGACACCCTCGGCCATCTCGCCGCTCTGCGTTGTCATCATCGGGCTGCTCCGTCGACGTGGTTGGCGAGCCAGAGTTCCAGCAATCCGATCTGCCACAACGGATTCCCGCGCAGTGGGGTGAGGTTGCCGTTGGGGTCGTCCAGCATCTGCGCGACCACATCGGGGGCGAACAGACCACGATCACGCGCGGCCTGGCTGTGCAGCGCATCGCGGACCAGGTCGAGGTACGGGCCGGCGAGGTGCTTGAGCGCGGGCACCGGGAAATAGCCCTTGGGCCGGTCGATGACGTCGGCCGGAATGACCTTGCGCGCAGCGTCTTTCAGCACACCTTTACCGTCCTGGGCGGTCTTGAGTTCCGGCGGGCATGTCGCCGCGAGCTCCACCAGCTCGTGGTCGAGGAAGGGCACGCGCCCCTCCAGACCCCAGGCCATGGTCATGTTGTCGACGCGTTTGACCGGGTCGTCGACGAGCATGACGGTGGTGTCGAGCCGCAATGCGCGGTCGGTCGCGGTGCCCGCCCCGGGATGGGTGAAGTTCTGCAGCGCGAACGCGCCCGCGGAATCGTGCTCGAGCCGCCACCTCGGCTGCAGCAGGCGGTTGACCGCATCGTGACTGCGGTCGAAGAACGCGGCGCGGTAGCGCTGCAACGCGTCGGCTGGATCGTTGTCGATCGCCTGCGCCATCGGTGGGTACCAGTGATAGCCGGCGAAGATCTCGTCGGCGCCCTGCCCGGACTGCACGACCTTCACATGCTGGCTGACCTCCTGCGACAGCAGGTAGAACGCCACACAGTCGTGGCTCATCATGGGCTCGCTCATGGCTTCGACGGCACCGGAGAGCGCAGGCAGCATGCGTGACGAGTCGATACGGATCTGGTGGTGATCGGTGTCGAATTGACGGGCGATGATGTCCGAGTACTTGAACTCGTCGCCCTCCTCGCCACCGGCGGATTCGAACCCGATGGAGAAGGTGGCCAGGCCGTGCTGGCCGGCTTCGGCGAGCAGACCGACGATCAAGCTGGAGTCCAGGCCGCCGGACAGCAGGCAGCCCACCGGCACGTCGGCCACCAGCCGACGCTCGACCGCGGTGCGCAGTGCCGCCAGCACGGCGTCCCGCCAGTCGTTCTCGGTCCAGTCGGCCCGCTCGAGCGACCGCTCGAAAATCGGTTCCCAGTAGGTCGTTTCCGTGCGCTTGCCATCGCGTTCGATGCGCATGACGGTGCCCGGCGGCAGCTTCTGCACCCCACGCAGGATGGTGCGCGGGGCGGGCACGACCGAGTGGAAGCTCAGATAGTGTTGCAGGGCAACAGGATCGAGTTCGGTATCGACGCCGCCGCCGGCAACCAGGGCCGGTAGCGACGA encodes the following:
- a CDS encoding SigB/SigF/SigG family RNA polymerase sigma factor; amino-acid sequence: MLEQRLPAGARYADEYADVPELVAELRALPAESDEFARQREQIVLRCCPLADRLARHFDGRGENLDDLVQVARLGLIQAINRFDPDNGAGFVAFAVPTIMGELRRHFRDYGWKVHVPRSIRDIRQQIKGATTELTQRLGRTPTAGELAEALSVSPEQIVEGLLAANAYQPQSLDTPVVDNEDNAQSLSDLLGDVDEGFECITDRESVKPVLQALPVREQRILYLRFFAAKTQRQIAEIIGVSQMHVSRILERTLRDIREQVAQA
- a CDS encoding cutinase family protein gives rise to the protein MLAAPAGSVPAPAQPCPDIQVIFARGTMEPPGVGKAGQAFVDALSARAAGRTVDVAPVDYPASLDFATAADGVVDATNRVQSAASVCPTTKIVLGGYSQGAAVAAYITEDAVPAGVTLPMGITGPMPAFVADHVAAVVLFGKPSSGFLQMVYTGAPPITVGSRYVSKTLDLCIADDPVCSNGGGDNAAHVEYSDNGMADQAAQFVMGKLGHSPAQPRVEQSAPR
- a CDS encoding hemerythrin domain-containing protein — translated: MRTVSTTATDDVIDYVKARHLMARELFRKTLHAADAAARRQRFAELRAALTAQEVSGELLVHPRVRRGLVVESLRGETDDTKERLDRMARLDPASAEFETALTDLQQATEDHTQRVEAEEFPLLTDRR
- a CDS encoding osmoprotectant NAGGN system M42 family peptidase is translated as MMAEPDDAENVRMSPDDRGWMVDTLLALLQTPSPSGRTDAVMQLIGQTLTKLGVPFTLTRRGALIAELPGRSQTTDRAIVVHADTIGCMVRELKDNGRLALVPVGTFSARFATGARVRILPDDNDKFFTGTVMPLKASGHAFGDEIDTQPTSWDDVEVRVDRSVSSRADLEQLGLNVGDFVALVASPELTEDGFVVSRHLDGKAGVAVALTLAKVVAERNIVLPHRTTLMVTITEEVGHGASHGLPPDVAELVSVDNAVCAPGQQSLEHGVTIPMADMHGPFDYYLTRKLCKLAQEKGITHARDIFRYYRSDVAAAIEAGAATRAALVGFGLDGSHGWERTHLDSLEATYLLLYSWLRTPLTFAMWDAQPFGDLEDFPAEQAAASEQWVPLSRGDFHDPGAASQGHHWPPEEGSADVSPQ
- the ngg gene encoding N-acetylglutaminylglutamine synthetase; the protein is MTTQSGEMAEGVVQDMGWGRLVFGQTFHDPDEFGTALREEGSGRRDIGMYLDAPHVFVALHAHEFFIDPSFTYRLDLTKPMQYRPPDVPGLTVRQVNSIEDCIAINHIYVRCHMVPADSDLMWTNSQTAPHVVYLVAVDDETGQVVGTVTGIDHCQLFGDRENGSSLWCLAVEPTGTRPGTGGLLVRSLMEEFSRRGRSQMDLSVMHNNDGAIALYERIGFTRVPAALGIKRKNAINEPLFAPVKPEEELGQLNPYARIIADEAILRGIAVDVLDAQGGYLRLTHGGTSIVTRESLSELTSAVAMSRCDDKRVARAVVAEAGIRVPEGCTATFTDEDCRFLEKVGTAVVKPARGEQGAGITVGVTNPDDLNRAIGLAMQHCPDVLIEERCEGEDLRIVVIDGKVIAAAIRRPPEVIGTGTHTIRQLIEAQSRRRSVATHGESVIPLDSVTDDTVHKAGWQLDDVLPANERLIVRHTANLHTGGTIHDVTDELNPMLAKVAVDAAAAIEIPVTGIDLIVPSVGGEEYVFIEANERPGLANHEPRPTAQAFIDLLFPRTAATPWAWHPDPIEQH
- a CDS encoding N-acetylglutaminylglutamine amidotransferase encodes the protein MCGIAGEIAWGRGADLAAVAAMTDRMAPRGPDSSGLWVRDGVALGHRRLAIIDLSSHGHQPMHDPELGLTVVFNGCIYNYPQLRQELSSKGYRFFSHSDTEVVLKGYQEWGERVVEHLYGMFAFAVAEIESGRVLLARDRLGVKPLYWCEAAGGALRFASSLPALVAGGGVDTELDPVALQHYLSFHSVVPAPRTILRGVQKLPPGTVMRIERDGKRTETTYWEPIFERSLERADWTENDWRDAVLAALRTAVERRLVADVPVGCLLSGGLDSSLIVGLLAEAGQHGLATFSIGFESAGGEEGDEFKYSDIIARQFDTDHHQIRIDSSRMLPALSGAVEAMSEPMMSHDCVAFYLLSQEVSQHVKVVQSGQGADEIFAGYHWYPPMAQAIDNDPADALQRYRAAFFDRSHDAVNRLLQPRWRLEHDSAGAFALQNFTHPGAGTATDRALRLDTTVMLVDDPVKRVDNMTMAWGLEGRVPFLDHELVELAATCPPELKTAQDGKGVLKDAARKVIPADVIDRPKGYFPVPALKHLAGPYLDLVRDALHSQAARDRGLFAPDVVAQMLDDPNGNLTPLRGNPLWQIGLLELWLANHVDGAAR